A section of the Scleropages formosus chromosome 12, fSclFor1.1, whole genome shotgun sequence genome encodes:
- the LOC108929444 gene encoding multimerin-1-like isoform X3 has protein sequence MKWTVLMSLFVLHSALGGLDMITYNETAEQLITRNKAANVTKQSLFSKSMRPEGPQANATAVATEAQVEKSKALPRILYVTNRTADFMKRSRTLESRIAPSGFLVSSQGNKHQGGLRQTHDRRSAAKPSFETSRGKNWCAYVHTRLFPTAVIDSVASYLPIRTDPCYWSKDGCAERYQAISRPTYRIKHKIVTSLEWKCCPGYLGPDCEPSTAKTSQLFQADEAEGRTLGGSAKQSAPAGRQQVTAPSAVKSEAVQEIIRDIVQEQIKQSQNTMKETISGIFKTMSALSVDLEATKESLQQINGTVAQLLSSHKTLKKNNKQMQNDIQSLKNEISSVQENAVFHANKTTQLFHKYSSLERKLDLEQQKAIQLFKSINHSLSQVKGIESDNLEGVLPNRSVVPEEHETIMLSRHMSSLGDTVRSQALTIMELQQKLHTQDMRIGNLSSVVGRQRRLADTTFQTLAAQCRKEVLTELEQIQGHIDKINQTLCDRAGPMELTMNAVEERISHMSYDLEELKPLVNGQPFSDVTGNNTKEISSIKSRVEDLAVAIKVLNRSVTNVEKIQDKLTNQTQEKEEKLEERFAGCQDGIEDALNDTMTVINKAIDSVKDDYYILRTNFEYTNEKVRKISDDFGEKLKSLTNLKLEIDFLNSTILSLQSTMEASGVVSNVSDMHFFTVPMDHESKPQNFTHLSQKLEDALTQLEYHQRAISRLQQANSSSDWGQHRLRLGNLEDRLNVPNANTTSALRSKKTKPLMETGLAWKYKDLDKRLQQLATQTFNLTREVLWQRGSASHAQQTCQNVSASLDQMKASIFQIFQEPINLTLFHQDLDQILEPESQALNKSSLPSSPSDYLISILNHLLKDVFRLQKHALNLDKTLDSMFSQNSTPVAGRSQRNTDSIINQVDPTSCSSGRCQNGGTCIDLRPGYVCACRFPFSGTDCTVRLVNAEASAPDFLQGSYRYAPMVTFFVAHTFAMSAPGVIRFNHLYVNYGASYSPGSGKFGVPYLGVYVFKYTVETSSPDLSGYLVVDEEDKLSFRAQDSNSRRASTRVITGDAVLELNFGQRVWLRLETGDILGRYPPVTTFGGYLLYRT, from the exons ATGAAGTGGACAGTACTGATGTCCCTCTTTGTCCTGCACAGTGCCCTTGGTGGTCTTGACATGATCACCTATAATGAGACAGCGGAGCAGCTAATCACCAGAAACAAAGCAGCAAATGTGACAAAGCAAAGCCTTTTCTCTAAAAGCATGCGTCCAGAGGGACCTCAGGCCAATGCTACAGCCGTCGCAACTGAAGCTCAAGTGGAAAAAAGCAAGGCTCTACCCAGGATTTTGTATGTAACGAACCGCACCGCTGACTTTATGAAGCGCAGCCGGActctggagagcaggattgcCCCTTCTGGATTTCTTGTCTCCTCACAGGGAAACAAACATCAAGGTGGACTTAGACAGACCCATGACAGAAGAAGTGCTGCTAAACCCAGTTTTGAAACCTCAAGGGGCAA AAACTGGTGTGCTTACGTACACACTCGCCTCTTTCCGACAGCGGTGATTGATTCTGTGGCATCCTACCTGCCCATTCGAACTGATCCGTGTTACTGGAGCAAAGATGGCTGCGCAGAGAG GTACCAGGCGATAAGTCGGCCCACCTACCGTATAAAACACAAGATTGTGACATCCCTGGAGTGGAAGTGTTGCCCTGGGTACCTGGGCCCTGATTGCGAGCCCAGTA CAGCGAAGACAAGTCAACTCTTCCAGGCAGATGAAGCAGAAGGCCGGACGCTGGGTGGTTCCGCGAAGCAATCGGCTCCAGCTGGAAGGCAGCAGGTCACTGCGCCTTCAG CGGTAAAATCCGAAGCAGTCCAAGAAATTATCAGGGACATTGTCCAGGAACAGATAAAGCAGTCACAGAATACAATGAAGGAAACCATCTCTGGCATTTTCAAAACTATGTCTGCACTTTCGGTGGACCTGGAAGCCACCAAAGAAAGTCTACAGCAAATAAACGGGACAGTTGCCCAGTTACTATCATCCcataaaacactgaagaaaaacaacaaacaaatgcaaaatgacATCCAAAgtcttaaaaatgaaatatcttCTGTACAAGAAAATGCTGTCTttcatgcaaataaaacaacacaactgTTCCATAAATATAGTTCCCTTGAGCGCAAACTAGACCTTGAACAGCAAAAGGCAATACAACTCTTCAAGAGCATAAATCACAGCCTTTCTCAAGTAAAGGGTATAGAAAGTGATAACCTTGAAGGAGTTTTACCAAATAGGTCAGTAGTCCCTGAAGAACATGAGACCATTATGTTAAGTAGGCACATGTCCAGTCTAGGTGATACTGTCCGGAGCCAAGCCCTGACTATCATGGAGCTACAGCAGAAACTCCACACTCAGGATATGAGGATTGGCAACCTTTCATCCGTGGTGGGACGACAGAGACGACTGGCTGACACCACCTTTCAAACACTGGCTGCACAATGCAGAAAAGAAGTCCTAACTGAGCTAGAGCAGATTCAGGGCCACATAGACAAGATTAATCAGACTCTGTGTGACAGGGCCGGTCCCATGGAGCTCACAATGAATGCTGTTGAAGAAAGGATCAGTCACATGTCCTATGACCTTGAGGAGCTCAAGCCTCTTGTTAACGGACAACCTTTCTCAGATGTTACTGGGAATAATACAAAAGAGATCTCATCCATCAAATCTCGAGTGGAAGACTTGGCTGTTGCTATCAAGGTCTTGAACAGGAGTGTTACAAATGTGGAGAAGATCCAAGACAAGCTGACAAATCAGACccaggagaaagaagaaaaattagaaGAGAGATTTGCAGGATGTCAAGATGGAATTGAAGATGCCCTCAATGACACCATGACTGTCATCAACAAGGCCATTGACTCTGTTAAAGATGATTACTACATTCTACGGACTAACTTTGAATACACGAATGAGAAAGTAAGAAAGATCTCAGATGATTTtggtgaaaaactgaaaagtttaaCAAATTTGAAACTTGAGATTGATTTTCTGAATTCCACCATCCTTTCCTTGCAAAGCACAATGGAGGCATCTGGTGTTGTTTCAAATGTGTctgatatgcatttttttacagtCCCCATGGATCATGAAAGCAAACCACAAAATTTCACTCATCTTTCCCAGAAACTGGAAGATGCACTTACTCAGCTTGAATATCACCAAAGAGCTATTAGTCGTTTGCAACAGGCTAATTCTTCCAGTGACTGGGGGCAACACAGACTACGTCTGGGGAACCTTGAAGACAGGCTGAATGTCCCAAATGCCAACACGACCTCAGCTTTGAGATCAAAGAAAACCAAACCATTAATGGAAACTGGCCTTGCCTGGAAATACAAGGATCTAGACAAACGACTGCAGCAGCTTGCCACCCAGACCTTCAATCTGACGCGGGAGGTTTTGTGGCAAAGAGGAAGCGCCTCACATGCACAGCAGACCTGCCAAAATGTGTCTGCTTCCTTGGACCAAATGAAAGCTAGTATTTTCCAAATTTTCCAAGAACCCATCAACCTCACCCTTTTCCACCAGGACCTGGATCAAATCTTGGAACCAGAAAGTCAGGCTCTAAATAAATCTTCCCTCCCATCCAGTCCCTCTGATTATTTAATTTCCATATTGAATCACTTACTCAAGGATGTCTTCCGGCTTCAGAAGCATGCCCTGAATCTGGATAAAACATTGGATAGCATGTTTTCACAGAATTCCACTCCTGTGGCAGGAAGGAGTCAGAGAAACACAGATTCTATTATCAACCAAG TGGACCCCACGAGCTGCAGTAGTGGTCGCTGCCAGAATGGAGGCACGTGCATTGATTTGCGCCCCGGCTACGTGTGCGCCTGCCGCttcccgttcagtgggactgaCTGCACTGTGAGGCTGGTGAATGCTGAAGCATCAGCCCCTG ATTTCCTTCAGGGTTCCTACCGCTACGCCCCCATGGTCACCTTTTTTGTGGCACACACTTTCGCCATGAGTGCCCCGGGTGTGATTCGGTTCAACCACCTGTATGTGAACTACGGTGCATCATATTCTCCCGGCAGTGGGAAATTTGGTGTGCCCTACTTGGGGGTGTATGTGTTTAAGTACACGGTGGAAACCAGCAGCCCTGATCTCTCTGGGTACCTGGTCGTGGATGAGGAGGACAAGCTGTCCTTCCGGGCTCAAGATTCCAACAGTCGCCGTGCTAGCACCAGGGTCATCACTGGAGATGCGGTTCTGGAATTAAACTTTGGACAGAGGGTGTGGTTAAGACTGGAGACAGGGGATATCCTCGGTAGGTATCCACCAGTAACTACTTTCGGTGGTTATCTGCTTTACCGCACTTAA
- the LOC108929444 gene encoding multimerin-1-like isoform X1, giving the protein MKWTVLMSLFVLHSALGGLDMITYNETAEQLITRNKAANVTKQSLFSKSMRPEGPQANATAVATEAQVEKSKALPRILYVTNRTADFMKRSRTLESRIAPSGFLVSSQGNKHQGGLRQTHDRRSAAKPSFETSRGKNWCAYVHTRLFPTAVIDSVASYLPIRTDPCYWSKDGCAERYQAISRPTYRIKHKIVTSLEWKCCPGYLGPDCEPSTAKTSQLFQADEAEGRTLGGSAKQSAPAGRQQVTAPSVINQEMADFKEQTEKILTLQKQMTNVMENMDSMRMSVSSLQGRLGIKESDYVQSTVNAVKSEAVQEIIRDIVQEQIKQSQNTMKETISGIFKTMSALSVDLEATKESLQQINGTVAQLLSSHKTLKKNNKQMQNDIQSLKNEISSVQENAVFHANKTTQLFHKYSSLERKLDLEQQKAIQLFKSINHSLSQVKGIESDNLEGVLPNRSVVPEEHETIMLSRHMSSLGDTVRSQALTIMELQQKLHTQDMRIGNLSSVVGRQRRLADTTFQTLAAQCRKEVLTELEQIQGHIDKINQTLCDRAGPMELTMNAVEERISHMSYDLEELKPLVNGQPFSDVTGNNTKEISSIKSRVEDLAVAIKVLNRSVTNVEKIQDKLTNQTQEKEEKLEERFAGCQDGIEDALNDTMTVINKAIDSVKDDYYILRTNFEYTNEKVRKISDDFGEKLKSLTNLKLEIDFLNSTILSLQSTMEASGVVSNVSDMHFFTVPMDHESKPQNFTHLSQKLEDALTQLEYHQRAISRLQQANSSSDWGQHRLRLGNLEDRLNVPNANTTSALRSKKTKPLMETGLAWKYKDLDKRLQQLATQTFNLTREVLWQRGSASHAQQTCQNVSASLDQMKASIFQIFQEPINLTLFHQDLDQILEPESQALNKSSLPSSPSDYLISILNHLLKDVFRLQKHALNLDKTLDSMFSQNSTPVAGRSQRNTDSIINQVDPTSCSSGRCQNGGTCIDLRPGYVCACRFPFSGTDCTVRLVNAEASAPDFLQGSYRYAPMVTFFVAHTFAMSAPGVIRFNHLYVNYGASYSPGSGKFGVPYLGVYVFKYTVETSSPDLSGYLVVDEEDKLSFRAQDSNSRRASTRVITGDAVLELNFGQRVWLRLETGDILGRYPPVTTFGGYLLYRT; this is encoded by the exons ATGAAGTGGACAGTACTGATGTCCCTCTTTGTCCTGCACAGTGCCCTTGGTGGTCTTGACATGATCACCTATAATGAGACAGCGGAGCAGCTAATCACCAGAAACAAAGCAGCAAATGTGACAAAGCAAAGCCTTTTCTCTAAAAGCATGCGTCCAGAGGGACCTCAGGCCAATGCTACAGCCGTCGCAACTGAAGCTCAAGTGGAAAAAAGCAAGGCTCTACCCAGGATTTTGTATGTAACGAACCGCACCGCTGACTTTATGAAGCGCAGCCGGActctggagagcaggattgcCCCTTCTGGATTTCTTGTCTCCTCACAGGGAAACAAACATCAAGGTGGACTTAGACAGACCCATGACAGAAGAAGTGCTGCTAAACCCAGTTTTGAAACCTCAAGGGGCAA AAACTGGTGTGCTTACGTACACACTCGCCTCTTTCCGACAGCGGTGATTGATTCTGTGGCATCCTACCTGCCCATTCGAACTGATCCGTGTTACTGGAGCAAAGATGGCTGCGCAGAGAG GTACCAGGCGATAAGTCGGCCCACCTACCGTATAAAACACAAGATTGTGACATCCCTGGAGTGGAAGTGTTGCCCTGGGTACCTGGGCCCTGATTGCGAGCCCAGTA CAGCGAAGACAAGTCAACTCTTCCAGGCAGATGAAGCAGAAGGCCGGACGCTGGGTGGTTCCGCGAAGCAATCGGCTCCAGCTGGAAGGCAGCAGGTCACTGCGCCTTCAG TAATAAACCAGGAAATGGCTGATTTCAaagagcaaacagaaaaaatccTCACACTCCAGAAGCAAATGACAAATGTGATGGAGAACATGGATAGCATGAGGATGTCTGTTTCTTCTTTACAAGGAAGACTGGGGATAAAGGAGAGCGATTACGTACAGTCCACTGTTAATG CGGTAAAATCCGAAGCAGTCCAAGAAATTATCAGGGACATTGTCCAGGAACAGATAAAGCAGTCACAGAATACAATGAAGGAAACCATCTCTGGCATTTTCAAAACTATGTCTGCACTTTCGGTGGACCTGGAAGCCACCAAAGAAAGTCTACAGCAAATAAACGGGACAGTTGCCCAGTTACTATCATCCcataaaacactgaagaaaaacaacaaacaaatgcaaaatgacATCCAAAgtcttaaaaatgaaatatcttCTGTACAAGAAAATGCTGTCTttcatgcaaataaaacaacacaactgTTCCATAAATATAGTTCCCTTGAGCGCAAACTAGACCTTGAACAGCAAAAGGCAATACAACTCTTCAAGAGCATAAATCACAGCCTTTCTCAAGTAAAGGGTATAGAAAGTGATAACCTTGAAGGAGTTTTACCAAATAGGTCAGTAGTCCCTGAAGAACATGAGACCATTATGTTAAGTAGGCACATGTCCAGTCTAGGTGATACTGTCCGGAGCCAAGCCCTGACTATCATGGAGCTACAGCAGAAACTCCACACTCAGGATATGAGGATTGGCAACCTTTCATCCGTGGTGGGACGACAGAGACGACTGGCTGACACCACCTTTCAAACACTGGCTGCACAATGCAGAAAAGAAGTCCTAACTGAGCTAGAGCAGATTCAGGGCCACATAGACAAGATTAATCAGACTCTGTGTGACAGGGCCGGTCCCATGGAGCTCACAATGAATGCTGTTGAAGAAAGGATCAGTCACATGTCCTATGACCTTGAGGAGCTCAAGCCTCTTGTTAACGGACAACCTTTCTCAGATGTTACTGGGAATAATACAAAAGAGATCTCATCCATCAAATCTCGAGTGGAAGACTTGGCTGTTGCTATCAAGGTCTTGAACAGGAGTGTTACAAATGTGGAGAAGATCCAAGACAAGCTGACAAATCAGACccaggagaaagaagaaaaattagaaGAGAGATTTGCAGGATGTCAAGATGGAATTGAAGATGCCCTCAATGACACCATGACTGTCATCAACAAGGCCATTGACTCTGTTAAAGATGATTACTACATTCTACGGACTAACTTTGAATACACGAATGAGAAAGTAAGAAAGATCTCAGATGATTTtggtgaaaaactgaaaagtttaaCAAATTTGAAACTTGAGATTGATTTTCTGAATTCCACCATCCTTTCCTTGCAAAGCACAATGGAGGCATCTGGTGTTGTTTCAAATGTGTctgatatgcatttttttacagtCCCCATGGATCATGAAAGCAAACCACAAAATTTCACTCATCTTTCCCAGAAACTGGAAGATGCACTTACTCAGCTTGAATATCACCAAAGAGCTATTAGTCGTTTGCAACAGGCTAATTCTTCCAGTGACTGGGGGCAACACAGACTACGTCTGGGGAACCTTGAAGACAGGCTGAATGTCCCAAATGCCAACACGACCTCAGCTTTGAGATCAAAGAAAACCAAACCATTAATGGAAACTGGCCTTGCCTGGAAATACAAGGATCTAGACAAACGACTGCAGCAGCTTGCCACCCAGACCTTCAATCTGACGCGGGAGGTTTTGTGGCAAAGAGGAAGCGCCTCACATGCACAGCAGACCTGCCAAAATGTGTCTGCTTCCTTGGACCAAATGAAAGCTAGTATTTTCCAAATTTTCCAAGAACCCATCAACCTCACCCTTTTCCACCAGGACCTGGATCAAATCTTGGAACCAGAAAGTCAGGCTCTAAATAAATCTTCCCTCCCATCCAGTCCCTCTGATTATTTAATTTCCATATTGAATCACTTACTCAAGGATGTCTTCCGGCTTCAGAAGCATGCCCTGAATCTGGATAAAACATTGGATAGCATGTTTTCACAGAATTCCACTCCTGTGGCAGGAAGGAGTCAGAGAAACACAGATTCTATTATCAACCAAG TGGACCCCACGAGCTGCAGTAGTGGTCGCTGCCAGAATGGAGGCACGTGCATTGATTTGCGCCCCGGCTACGTGTGCGCCTGCCGCttcccgttcagtgggactgaCTGCACTGTGAGGCTGGTGAATGCTGAAGCATCAGCCCCTG ATTTCCTTCAGGGTTCCTACCGCTACGCCCCCATGGTCACCTTTTTTGTGGCACACACTTTCGCCATGAGTGCCCCGGGTGTGATTCGGTTCAACCACCTGTATGTGAACTACGGTGCATCATATTCTCCCGGCAGTGGGAAATTTGGTGTGCCCTACTTGGGGGTGTATGTGTTTAAGTACACGGTGGAAACCAGCAGCCCTGATCTCTCTGGGTACCTGGTCGTGGATGAGGAGGACAAGCTGTCCTTCCGGGCTCAAGATTCCAACAGTCGCCGTGCTAGCACCAGGGTCATCACTGGAGATGCGGTTCTGGAATTAAACTTTGGACAGAGGGTGTGGTTAAGACTGGAGACAGGGGATATCCTCGGTAGGTATCCACCAGTAACTACTTTCGGTGGTTATCTGCTTTACCGCACTTAA
- the LOC108929444 gene encoding multimerin-1-like isoform X2 produces MKWTVLMSLFVLHSALGGLDMITYNETAEQLITRNKAANVTKQSLFSKSMRPEGPQANATAVATEAQVEKSKALPRILYVTNRTADFMKRSRTLESRIAPSGFLVSSQGNKHQGGLRQTHDRRSAAKPSFETSRGKNWCAYVHTRLFPTAVIDSVASYLPIRTDPCYWSKDGCAERYQAISRPTYRIKHKIVTSLEWKCCPGYLGPDCEPSTKTSQLFQADEAEGRTLGGSAKQSAPAGRQQVTAPSVINQEMADFKEQTEKILTLQKQMTNVMENMDSMRMSVSSLQGRLGIKESDYVQSTVNAVKSEAVQEIIRDIVQEQIKQSQNTMKETISGIFKTMSALSVDLEATKESLQQINGTVAQLLSSHKTLKKNNKQMQNDIQSLKNEISSVQENAVFHANKTTQLFHKYSSLERKLDLEQQKAIQLFKSINHSLSQVKGIESDNLEGVLPNRSVVPEEHETIMLSRHMSSLGDTVRSQALTIMELQQKLHTQDMRIGNLSSVVGRQRRLADTTFQTLAAQCRKEVLTELEQIQGHIDKINQTLCDRAGPMELTMNAVEERISHMSYDLEELKPLVNGQPFSDVTGNNTKEISSIKSRVEDLAVAIKVLNRSVTNVEKIQDKLTNQTQEKEEKLEERFAGCQDGIEDALNDTMTVINKAIDSVKDDYYILRTNFEYTNEKVRKISDDFGEKLKSLTNLKLEIDFLNSTILSLQSTMEASGVVSNVSDMHFFTVPMDHESKPQNFTHLSQKLEDALTQLEYHQRAISRLQQANSSSDWGQHRLRLGNLEDRLNVPNANTTSALRSKKTKPLMETGLAWKYKDLDKRLQQLATQTFNLTREVLWQRGSASHAQQTCQNVSASLDQMKASIFQIFQEPINLTLFHQDLDQILEPESQALNKSSLPSSPSDYLISILNHLLKDVFRLQKHALNLDKTLDSMFSQNSTPVAGRSQRNTDSIINQVDPTSCSSGRCQNGGTCIDLRPGYVCACRFPFSGTDCTVRLVNAEASAPDFLQGSYRYAPMVTFFVAHTFAMSAPGVIRFNHLYVNYGASYSPGSGKFGVPYLGVYVFKYTVETSSPDLSGYLVVDEEDKLSFRAQDSNSRRASTRVITGDAVLELNFGQRVWLRLETGDILGRYPPVTTFGGYLLYRT; encoded by the exons ATGAAGTGGACAGTACTGATGTCCCTCTTTGTCCTGCACAGTGCCCTTGGTGGTCTTGACATGATCACCTATAATGAGACAGCGGAGCAGCTAATCACCAGAAACAAAGCAGCAAATGTGACAAAGCAAAGCCTTTTCTCTAAAAGCATGCGTCCAGAGGGACCTCAGGCCAATGCTACAGCCGTCGCAACTGAAGCTCAAGTGGAAAAAAGCAAGGCTCTACCCAGGATTTTGTATGTAACGAACCGCACCGCTGACTTTATGAAGCGCAGCCGGActctggagagcaggattgcCCCTTCTGGATTTCTTGTCTCCTCACAGGGAAACAAACATCAAGGTGGACTTAGACAGACCCATGACAGAAGAAGTGCTGCTAAACCCAGTTTTGAAACCTCAAGGGGCAA AAACTGGTGTGCTTACGTACACACTCGCCTCTTTCCGACAGCGGTGATTGATTCTGTGGCATCCTACCTGCCCATTCGAACTGATCCGTGTTACTGGAGCAAAGATGGCTGCGCAGAGAG GTACCAGGCGATAAGTCGGCCCACCTACCGTATAAAACACAAGATTGTGACATCCCTGGAGTGGAAGTGTTGCCCTGGGTACCTGGGCCCTGATTGCGAGCCCAGTA CGAAGACAAGTCAACTCTTCCAGGCAGATGAAGCAGAAGGCCGGACGCTGGGTGGTTCCGCGAAGCAATCGGCTCCAGCTGGAAGGCAGCAGGTCACTGCGCCTTCAG TAATAAACCAGGAAATGGCTGATTTCAaagagcaaacagaaaaaatccTCACACTCCAGAAGCAAATGACAAATGTGATGGAGAACATGGATAGCATGAGGATGTCTGTTTCTTCTTTACAAGGAAGACTGGGGATAAAGGAGAGCGATTACGTACAGTCCACTGTTAATG CGGTAAAATCCGAAGCAGTCCAAGAAATTATCAGGGACATTGTCCAGGAACAGATAAAGCAGTCACAGAATACAATGAAGGAAACCATCTCTGGCATTTTCAAAACTATGTCTGCACTTTCGGTGGACCTGGAAGCCACCAAAGAAAGTCTACAGCAAATAAACGGGACAGTTGCCCAGTTACTATCATCCcataaaacactgaagaaaaacaacaaacaaatgcaaaatgacATCCAAAgtcttaaaaatgaaatatcttCTGTACAAGAAAATGCTGTCTttcatgcaaataaaacaacacaactgTTCCATAAATATAGTTCCCTTGAGCGCAAACTAGACCTTGAACAGCAAAAGGCAATACAACTCTTCAAGAGCATAAATCACAGCCTTTCTCAAGTAAAGGGTATAGAAAGTGATAACCTTGAAGGAGTTTTACCAAATAGGTCAGTAGTCCCTGAAGAACATGAGACCATTATGTTAAGTAGGCACATGTCCAGTCTAGGTGATACTGTCCGGAGCCAAGCCCTGACTATCATGGAGCTACAGCAGAAACTCCACACTCAGGATATGAGGATTGGCAACCTTTCATCCGTGGTGGGACGACAGAGACGACTGGCTGACACCACCTTTCAAACACTGGCTGCACAATGCAGAAAAGAAGTCCTAACTGAGCTAGAGCAGATTCAGGGCCACATAGACAAGATTAATCAGACTCTGTGTGACAGGGCCGGTCCCATGGAGCTCACAATGAATGCTGTTGAAGAAAGGATCAGTCACATGTCCTATGACCTTGAGGAGCTCAAGCCTCTTGTTAACGGACAACCTTTCTCAGATGTTACTGGGAATAATACAAAAGAGATCTCATCCATCAAATCTCGAGTGGAAGACTTGGCTGTTGCTATCAAGGTCTTGAACAGGAGTGTTACAAATGTGGAGAAGATCCAAGACAAGCTGACAAATCAGACccaggagaaagaagaaaaattagaaGAGAGATTTGCAGGATGTCAAGATGGAATTGAAGATGCCCTCAATGACACCATGACTGTCATCAACAAGGCCATTGACTCTGTTAAAGATGATTACTACATTCTACGGACTAACTTTGAATACACGAATGAGAAAGTAAGAAAGATCTCAGATGATTTtggtgaaaaactgaaaagtttaaCAAATTTGAAACTTGAGATTGATTTTCTGAATTCCACCATCCTTTCCTTGCAAAGCACAATGGAGGCATCTGGTGTTGTTTCAAATGTGTctgatatgcatttttttacagtCCCCATGGATCATGAAAGCAAACCACAAAATTTCACTCATCTTTCCCAGAAACTGGAAGATGCACTTACTCAGCTTGAATATCACCAAAGAGCTATTAGTCGTTTGCAACAGGCTAATTCTTCCAGTGACTGGGGGCAACACAGACTACGTCTGGGGAACCTTGAAGACAGGCTGAATGTCCCAAATGCCAACACGACCTCAGCTTTGAGATCAAAGAAAACCAAACCATTAATGGAAACTGGCCTTGCCTGGAAATACAAGGATCTAGACAAACGACTGCAGCAGCTTGCCACCCAGACCTTCAATCTGACGCGGGAGGTTTTGTGGCAAAGAGGAAGCGCCTCACATGCACAGCAGACCTGCCAAAATGTGTCTGCTTCCTTGGACCAAATGAAAGCTAGTATTTTCCAAATTTTCCAAGAACCCATCAACCTCACCCTTTTCCACCAGGACCTGGATCAAATCTTGGAACCAGAAAGTCAGGCTCTAAATAAATCTTCCCTCCCATCCAGTCCCTCTGATTATTTAATTTCCATATTGAATCACTTACTCAAGGATGTCTTCCGGCTTCAGAAGCATGCCCTGAATCTGGATAAAACATTGGATAGCATGTTTTCACAGAATTCCACTCCTGTGGCAGGAAGGAGTCAGAGAAACACAGATTCTATTATCAACCAAG TGGACCCCACGAGCTGCAGTAGTGGTCGCTGCCAGAATGGAGGCACGTGCATTGATTTGCGCCCCGGCTACGTGTGCGCCTGCCGCttcccgttcagtgggactgaCTGCACTGTGAGGCTGGTGAATGCTGAAGCATCAGCCCCTG ATTTCCTTCAGGGTTCCTACCGCTACGCCCCCATGGTCACCTTTTTTGTGGCACACACTTTCGCCATGAGTGCCCCGGGTGTGATTCGGTTCAACCACCTGTATGTGAACTACGGTGCATCATATTCTCCCGGCAGTGGGAAATTTGGTGTGCCCTACTTGGGGGTGTATGTGTTTAAGTACACGGTGGAAACCAGCAGCCCTGATCTCTCTGGGTACCTGGTCGTGGATGAGGAGGACAAGCTGTCCTTCCGGGCTCAAGATTCCAACAGTCGCCGTGCTAGCACCAGGGTCATCACTGGAGATGCGGTTCTGGAATTAAACTTTGGACAGAGGGTGTGGTTAAGACTGGAGACAGGGGATATCCTCGGTAGGTATCCACCAGTAACTACTTTCGGTGGTTATCTGCTTTACCGCACTTAA